CGCACGCCAGTCCTGCGGATTGGCCGCGATCAGCCGCTGGCAGAGCGCCTGGAACCGCGGCGAGTCGGGCTGCGTCAACAGCAGCGACTCGAGACGTTCGAACGCCAGGTACGCGCGCTCCGGCGCCACTTCCGCGACCCGATCCCAGGCGGCCTCGGCAGCGGCGAAGTTCCCATCCGAGAACCGCACGTCACCCAGGCTCAGGTGAGCCGGGATCACCCGCTCATCCAGGTTGATCGCCGACAGAAAGTGCTCAGCCGCCGCGGCGTAGTCGAGCTGCTTGAGTTTGTCGCGGCCCATCTCGTTCTCGAGAAACGCCAGGATCTGCTGGTGACGCGGCTGTTCGGATTCGTCAGTCACGGCGATGAGGCGCTGGCGCACGTCGCGCGCGTCGTGCCACTGGTGCTGCTCTTCGTGCAGCTTCTCGAGGTTCACCAGCGCGTACGGATTCTGCGGATCCAGCCGAAGCACCTCGTGGAACGCCTCGAGGGCGCGATCGACGAAGCCGCCCCGTTTATAGTCCAGGCCGAGACAGAGCAGGATGTACGCGTGCTCGAGATGTGTGAGCTTGGGCCGCTGCAGCAAGGCCTGGTGGATCGTGATCGCCCTGCCCACCTGCCCTTTCTCGCGATGCAGGTTGCCCAGGATCATCTCGATCTCGAGCGCATCCGGCTGCAGGCGGGCCGCCCGGCTCAATTCGTCGATCGCGCGGTCGATCTGGTTGGCGACCAGGAAATTGAGCCCGAGAATGTAGTGGGGCGACTCGCGCGCTTTCCGCCGATCGATCCAGCGGCCCTCACGCAGCTTGTAGCGCTCCCAGGCCTTGCCGGCCGCAAGACCGATGAGCAAAGCGACGAGCGCCGCAAGGAACGTTGTGTAGGATTCCATCAGAACATCTGCGTGCGCCAGAGGTCGTGCAGGTGCAGCACGCCCTCCACTCTGCCATCCGCGTCGACGACCACGAGTGAGGTGATCTTGCTCCGTTCCATCATGGCGAGCGCCTCCACGGCCAGAAGCGACCGCTCGATGGCCACAGGCGCCGCCGTCATCACGTCCGCCGCCCGCCGCTGGAGCAGGCCGCCATCAATCAGGTGACGCCGGATGTCGCCGTCAGTGATGATGCCGGCCAGGCGTCCATCCGCGCTGGTGACGCAGGTCATGCCAAGCCGCTTGCCCGAGATTTCGGCCAGCACAACCGACATCGGCGCGTCCAGCGGCACCACCGGCGTCTGCGCCCCCGTGTGCATCAGCGCCTCGGCCCGCATCAGCCGCTTGCCAAGCCCGCCGCCCGGATGGAGGTACTGGAAATCCTCCTGCCGGAACCCTTTGGCCACCAGCAACACCATCGCGAGCGCGTCGCCCATCGCGAGCGCCGCCGTCGTGCTGGCCGTCGGCGCGAGATTGAGCGGGCAGGCCTCCCCGCTCACTCCGCAGTCGAGCACGATATCCGAGGCGCGCCCGAGCGTCGACACGGGCGACCCGGTCATCGCCACGAGTTTGGCGCCAATCCGGCGGATGGTCTCGAGCAGCCGCAGCAGCTCGGCCGTTTCTCCTGTGTGCGACAGCGCCACGATGACGTCCTGGCTCTGAACCACGCCCAGGTCGCCATGCACGGCCTCTGCCGGATGGAGAAAGAACGCTGGCGTGCCCGTGCTCGTGAAGGTGGCCGCGATCTTCCGCGCGATGATGCCCGACTTGCCCATGCCCGTGAGGATGACTCGGCCCTGGCACTGGTAAAGCAGGGACACGGCCTGCGAGAATCGGTCGTCAACCCGGTCGACCAGGCCGAGCACCGCCGAGGCTTCGATGGTGAGGACCTTGCGCGCCAGATCCAGGTCAATCGTCACGGCCGGCTCCCATCCCACCCGCGGCGCAGCGTGTCGATACCGACCAGCAGGCGGAGTAGCGGTTCCAGCGCGTCAAGCGCCAGCGCATTCTGCGCGTCGCTCTTCGCAGCGGCCGGATGCTCGTGGATCTCGAGAAATACGCCGTCGATGCCCGCGGCCACGCCGGCCGGCGCCAACGTGTCGATATATTGCGCCTGCCCGGCGGTCACGCCGTCGCCGCCGCCCGGCAGTTGCAGGCTGTGCGTGACATCGAACACGACCGGGAACCCGAAGCCCCTGAGGATCGGAAACGATCGCATGTCCACCACCAGATTGTTGTAGCCGAACGACGCGCCGCGTTCGGTCACGACGATCTGACGATTGCCCGTCGACGTAATCTTCTCGATGGCATGCCGCACGTCGTGCGGCGAGAGGAACTGGCCCTTCTTGATGTTGACCGCCTTTCCCGTGCGGGCCGCCGCCAGCAGCAGATCGGTCTGCCGGCACAGGAAGGCGGGAATCTGCAGCACGTCTGCCACCTCCGCCGCCCGCGCCGCCTGCCACGGCTCATGGATGTCGGTCAGCACGGGCACGCCGATCGCGGTCTTGACTGCGGCGAGGACGCGCAGGCCGTCGTCGAGCCCGGGGCCTCGAAACGAGCGCAGCGACGTTCGGTTGGCCTTGTCGAACGACGCCTTGAAAATGTACGGGACGCCGCAGCGGCTGGCGATCGCCGCGATGGCCGAGCCCAGACTGACGGCGTGCGCCTCGCTCTCGATCACGCACGGGCCGCCGACCAGAACCAGCGGACCCCCGCCGCCGATCGTCACGGAACCAAGGTTTACCGGTGTCACGATGGATATTATAGTGCCCTCTTCCGTCATTCCGGCGAAAGCCGGAATCCCCGACTTCGCTCGTTGGGCTTCGTCGAGGTCTCGCCATAGCGCTTCGCGCGGAGGCGGACAGCCGTGTACCTCTCTGGACCCTGGCTTGCGCCAGGGTGACGAGTCCTTCCCTCACACAACTGATTCTGCCCGGCGGGCGTTCACACGCTGCGTCTGGTGCGCGAGGCTCGCCTCAACGAAGCTGGCAAACAGCGGATGCGGGCGCAGCGGTCTCGAGAGGAACTCGGGGTGGAATTGCACCGCCACAAACCACGGGTGATCGGGAAGCTCCAGGATTTCGACAAACTTGCCGTCGGGCGATTTGCCCGAGATGCGCGCGCCGTGGTCCACGAGGATCTGTTCGTACAACCTGTTGAACTCGTAGCGATGCCGATGGCGCTCCGAGATCGTTGTGGTGCCGTAGATACGGTGGGCGAGAGAGCCCGGCACGATCTCGCAGGGGTACTGCCCGAGCCGCATCGTGCCGCCGAGCTCATCGATGCCCAGCAGGTCCCGCAGTTTGTAGATCACTTTGTGCGGGGCCTGCTCGTCGCACTCCGTTGAATCGGCGCCTTCCAGGCCGCACACGGTCCGGGCAAAATCCACAGCCGCCCACTGGAACCCGTAGCAGATCCCGAAATACGGAATGCGGCGTTCGCGACTGATGCGGGCCGCCCGCATCATGCCGCGGGTGCCACGGATGCCGAATCCCCCGGGCACGAGGATGCCATCGGCGTCATCGAGCAGATGTTCGCCGCCGTCACGTTCGAGCGCCTCGGCCTCAACCCAGTGGAACCTGACACGCGCGCGATGGGCGAACCCGCCGTGGTACAGCGCTTCATTGAGGCTCTTGTATGAATCGGTCAGCTCGACGTACTTGCCCACCACGTGGATCGCGATGTCGCGCTCGGGGTGCTTGATCCGGCCGACCAGATCCTCCCACGCGGTCATGTTCTTCTCGGTCTGCGGCAGGTGCAGATACTTCAGCACGATTCGATCGAGCCCCTCGTCGGCAAACGCCAGCGGCACCTCGTAGATGCTGTCCACGTCCCGCGCCGTGATCACGGCCTCTTCGGCGACGTCGCAGAAGAGCGCGATCTTGCGCTTGATGTCGCCCGGCAGGGCGCGGTCCGTGCGGCAGAGCAGAATGTCGGGCTGGATGCCCAGTGACCGGAGGTCGCGCACGCTGTGCTGCGTCGGCTTGGTCTTCAGTTCGCCGGCTGTCCCGATGAAGGGCACGAGCGTCAAGTGGACGTACAGCGTGTTCTCGCGGCCGACATCCTGCCGAAGCTGCCTGATGGCCTCGAGAAAGGGCTGGCTTTCGATGTCGCCGACGGTGCCGCCGATCTCGACGATGACCACGTCAACGTCCTTGGCGACGCCCTCGACGCACTGCTTGATCTCGTTGGTGATGTGCGGAATTACCTGGATCGTGCGTCCCAGATAATCGCCGCGCCGCTCCTTCTGAATCACCGACATGTAGACGCGCCCCGTGGTCCAGTTGTGGTTGCGCGTGGTTCGCGTGTTGGTGAACCGCTCGTAATGCCCCAGATCAAGATCGGCCTCGGCGCCGTCGTCGGTGACATAGACCTCGCCGTGCTGGTACGGGCTCATCGTGCCCGGATCGACGTTGATATACGGATCAAGCTTCTGGAGCGTGACCCGATAGCCATGTCCTTCGAGCAGGCAGCCGATTGAGGCCGCCGCCAGCCCTTTGCCCAGCGACGACACCACGCCGCCGGTGACGAAGATGTACTTGACTGGTGGCCGCTGATTTCGTTCCATGGCGTCTCTCACGTGAGCCGTTCGTCCGCTGCCAGCCGGCGGACGCGCTCGAGATCCTCGGGAGTGTCGACCGAGACGGATTGATAGGGGGTGTGGACAACCTTGATGCGGTAGCCGTGTTCGATCGCCCGCAGCTGCTCCAGCGATTCCGCCTGTTCCAATGGCGTGCGGGGAAGCGCGGCCAGCGCGAGCAGGAATGGGCGGCGGTAGACATACAACCCGATGTGCTTCAGGACCGACGGGCCGAGCGCCGTCTCCTGGCGGCGAAACGGCACCGCGGCTCGGGAAAAATAGATGGCGAAGCCGTGGCCGTCAACCAGCACCTTGACGACATTCGGGTTGGCGAAATCCCGTTCCTGGTCGAGGGAGGCGCCAAGCGTCGCCATCACGATCGACGCATCCGCGATCATGGGCGCGAGGGCCTGCTCGATCGCCTCGGGCGCGAGCAGAGGCTCGTCGCCCTGCGCGTTGACGATGAGGTCGGACTCCAGCTGGCGGGCGACTTCCGCAATCCGGTCCGTGCCGCTCTGGTGGGCTGGACTGGTCATCACCGCCTCGCCGCCGAACGCCCGGACCTCGCCGACGATCCGGTCGTCGTCGGTGGCCACCACGACCCGCGAGACACCATGGGCCGCCGCCGCCCTCCGGTACACGCGTTCGATCATCGTCTGACCGCCGATGTCGGCCAGCGGCTTGCCGGGAAGCCGGGTGGAAGCGTAGCGGGCCGGGATGATGACCGAAACCTGCGGATTGGCGTGGGGCGGGGCAGCGTCGCGGGGCGCCGAAGGGTGCACGGCGAATCATAGCATGAGGAGCGCGCACGGTCGGCGGTTCGCCGCCCTGCCTGGCGCCGATTGACGTCGTGGATGCCGTGGGGCTTGCGATATAATCACTCGCTGTCGAGTTGTGTGGACATACACAGGCTTTGGCCCGCCCCCCGGGAAGGACTCGTACGATGCTCAAGAAGATCGGACTCATCGGCGGCGGAAATATCGGCGGCGTGCTGGCTCAGGAACTGTTCCAGCGCAGGTTGGCGGCGACGGTGGCGCTCGTGGACGTCAAAGGTCCCGACGTTGCCAAGGGCAAGTGTCTCGATATCGCGGAAGGCACGCCCATGATCGACAGCGACGTGAAGTTCGTCGCGGGCAAGGAATATGACGTCCTGCAGGACGCCGACCTCATCGTCAATACGGCCGGTGTGCCGCGCTCCGTCCGGCCCGATGGAACCTACCCCAGCCGGGAAGAGCTGCTCGCCGTCAACCTGCAGATTACCGATGCGGTCGCCGAGGCCGTCAGGAAGTTCTGCCCGAACGCCATCGTCATCTCGATCGCCAATCCGCTCGATGCGATCGTGTTCAGGCTGAACCAGAAGCTGAACCCTCCCAAGCACAAGCTGATGGGCATGGCCGGGGCGCTGGATTCGGCGCGCTATCGCTACTTCGTGGCGCAGGCCGCGGGCGTGTCGGTCGAGAGCGTCGAGGCGCTGGTGCTCGGCGGCCACGGCGACGACATGGTGCCCATCCGGAGTTGCTGCCGCGTGGGCGGGATGCCGGTGGAGAAGTTCGTGGACGAGAAGACCCTGAGCGCGATCGAGGCCCGCACGCGCAAGGCGGGCGGCGAAATCGTCGGACTGATTGGCGTCTCGGCGTTCTGGTCACCCGCAATCGCCGCCATGGAGATGGTGGAAGCGATTGTCTACGACAAGAAGAAAATTGTCGCCTCCTGCGTGCTGCTCGAGGGCGAGTACGGCGTCAAGGGCCTGTTTGTGGGCGTACCGGTCGTTCTGGGCAGAAACGGCGTCGAGAAGATCATCGAACTCGATTTGACCGAGGCCGAGAAAGCCGCGTTCGCGAAGTCGGTCGAGGCCGTCAAGAAGACCGCCAACGAGGTCCTGGCAGCGAAGTAGCACGGGCCTCTCGGAAACGCTCGCATATCATGACGCCCGGGCGAACCGTTCGGTTCCCCGGGCGTCGGCGTGTCGAGAATGATCACTCCCGGAGTGATTGTCTTGCCGCCGCCTGCCCGTGCTTGAGAAACGTCCCGTTCTGGTACTCCTCGAATGCCGTCCGTAACTCGTCCTGCGTGTTCATTACGATCGGGCCGCGCCATGCCACCGGTTCCTGCAGCGGCGCGCCAGACACGAGCAGAAAGCGGACTCCCTGGTCTCCTGCCCGCACAGCCACCTCATCGCCGGAATCGAACAGCACGAGCGAACGGTTGTCGGCGAACTCGATGCCGCCCGGCGCCTGCCGGCCAACTCGTTCGGTCGGAACTGGCTGCGGTTCTGACGCGTGCCCGAAGCGGCCAGATCCTTCGAAGACGTACGCGAAGGCATGGCGCGTTGTTTCGACCGCCAGCCGGCGATCCAGTCCTGGGGGCACCCACACATCGAGATACTGCGGCTCGGCCGCCACGCGATCGACGGGCCCGCTCACGCCCCGGAAGGTGCCGCACACCACTCTCACGCGCGTGCCATCGTCGTCGGTCACCTCAGGGATCTGATTCGCCCTGATGTCCTGATACCGCGGGGCGGTCATCTTCAGAGACGACGGGAGATTTGCCCAGAGCTGAAACCCGTGCATCCGGCCCTGCACGTCGCCGCGCGGCATCTCCTGATGAATGATGCCGCTGCCGGCCGTCATCCACTGGACGTCGCCGGGGCCGAGCGAACCTTTGTTGCCAAGGCTGTCGCCATGTTCAACCGCACCCGCGAGCACGTAGGTGATGGTCTCGATGCCACGGTGGGGATGCCAGGGAAACCCCGCCAGGTAGTCGTCCGGATCGTCGCCTCGAAAGTCGTCGAACAGGAGGAAAGGGTCGTACGTCTCGGTGTCGCCAAACCCGAAGCCGCGCCGCAGACGCACGCCGGCTCCTTCAATCGTCGGCCTGGACTTCATGAGCCGCTTGATTGGTCGAATTGACATGTCTGCTCCCGCAAATCCGGACCCACCCGCCCACCGCCACCCCCGCACTATTCGGACGCGATCCCCCGCCGATCGGATCCCTGGCAGAGAACAATCACTCCCGGAGTAATTAGGGACTGGGTAATCACTCCCGGAGTAATTACAAAACTGTAATCACTCCGG
This window of the Acidobacteriota bacterium genome carries:
- a CDS encoding tetratricopeptide repeat protein, with product MESYTTFLAALVALLIGLAAGKAWERYKLREGRWIDRRKARESPHYILGLNFLVANQIDRAIDELSRAARLQPDALEIEMILGNLHREKGQVGRAITIHQALLQRPKLTHLEHAYILLCLGLDYKRGGFVDRALEAFHEVLRLDPQNPYALVNLEKLHEEQHQWHDARDVRQRLIAVTDESEQPRHQQILAFLENEMGRDKLKQLDYAAAAEHFLSAINLDERVIPAHLSLGDVRFSDGNFAAAEAAWDRVAEVAPERAYLAFERLESLLLTQPDSPRFQALCQRLIAANPQDWRAHTALARHLLRRGSGHEALELLFEALSHSPHAIKVHQDIWHTLVALGLDASLVTRYIELTRQSVFYLDPHVCQRCHYRSTELLWQCPHCHEWDSFVEDRIAPAQEVKPPHPA
- a CDS encoding KpsF/GutQ family sugar-phosphate isomerase, which codes for MTIDLDLARKVLTIEASAVLGLVDRVDDRFSQAVSLLYQCQGRVILTGMGKSGIIARKIAATFTSTGTPAFFLHPAEAVHGDLGVVQSQDVIVALSHTGETAELLRLLETIRRIGAKLVAMTGSPVSTLGRASDIVLDCGVSGEACPLNLAPTASTTAALAMGDALAMVLLVAKGFRQEDFQYLHPGGGLGKRLMRAEALMHTGAQTPVVPLDAPMSVVLAEISGKRLGMTCVTSADGRLAGIITDGDIRRHLIDGGLLQRRAADVMTAAPVAIERSLLAVEALAMMERSKITSLVVVDADGRVEGVLHLHDLWRTQMF
- the kdsA gene encoding 3-deoxy-8-phosphooctulonate synthase; translated protein: MTPVNLGSVTIGGGGPLVLVGGPCVIESEAHAVSLGSAIAAIASRCGVPYIFKASFDKANRTSLRSFRGPGLDDGLRVLAAVKTAIGVPVLTDIHEPWQAARAAEVADVLQIPAFLCRQTDLLLAAARTGKAVNIKKGQFLSPHDVRHAIEKITSTGNRQIVVTERGASFGYNNLVVDMRSFPILRGFGFPVVFDVTHSLQLPGGGDGVTAGQAQYIDTLAPAGVAAGIDGVFLEIHEHPAAAKSDAQNALALDALEPLLRLLVGIDTLRRGWDGSRP
- a CDS encoding CTP synthase, whose protein sequence is MERNQRPPVKYIFVTGGVVSSLGKGLAAASIGCLLEGHGYRVTLQKLDPYINVDPGTMSPYQHGEVYVTDDGAEADLDLGHYERFTNTRTTRNHNWTTGRVYMSVIQKERRGDYLGRTIQVIPHITNEIKQCVEGVAKDVDVVIVEIGGTVGDIESQPFLEAIRQLRQDVGRENTLYVHLTLVPFIGTAGELKTKPTQHSVRDLRSLGIQPDILLCRTDRALPGDIKRKIALFCDVAEEAVITARDVDSIYEVPLAFADEGLDRIVLKYLHLPQTEKNMTAWEDLVGRIKHPERDIAIHVVGKYVELTDSYKSLNEALYHGGFAHRARVRFHWVEAEALERDGGEHLLDDADGILVPGGFGIRGTRGMMRAARISRERRIPYFGICYGFQWAAVDFARTVCGLEGADSTECDEQAPHKVIYKLRDLLGIDELGGTMRLGQYPCEIVPGSLAHRIYGTTTISERHRHRYEFNRLYEQILVDHGARISGKSPDGKFVEILELPDHPWFVAVQFHPEFLSRPLRPHPLFASFVEASLAHQTQRVNARRAESVV
- the kdsB gene encoding 3-deoxy-manno-octulosonate cytidylyltransferase translates to MHPSAPRDAAPPHANPQVSVIIPARYASTRLPGKPLADIGGQTMIERVYRRAAAAHGVSRVVVATDDDRIVGEVRAFGGEAVMTSPAHQSGTDRIAEVARQLESDLIVNAQGDEPLLAPEAIEQALAPMIADASIVMATLGASLDQERDFANPNVVKVLVDGHGFAIYFSRAAVPFRRQETALGPSVLKHIGLYVYRRPFLLALAALPRTPLEQAESLEQLRAIEHGYRIKVVHTPYQSVSVDTPEDLERVRRLAADERLT
- a CDS encoding malate dehydrogenase, which translates into the protein MLKKIGLIGGGNIGGVLAQELFQRRLAATVALVDVKGPDVAKGKCLDIAEGTPMIDSDVKFVAGKEYDVLQDADLIVNTAGVPRSVRPDGTYPSREELLAVNLQITDAVAEAVRKFCPNAIVISIANPLDAIVFRLNQKLNPPKHKLMGMAGALDSARYRYFVAQAAGVSVESVEALVLGGHGDDMVPIRSCCRVGGMPVEKFVDEKTLSAIEARTRKAGGEIVGLIGVSAFWSPAIAAMEMVEAIVYDKKKIVASCVLLEGEYGVKGLFVGVPVVLGRNGVEKIIELDLTEAEKAAFAKSVEAVKKTANEVLAAK
- a CDS encoding pirin family protein, whose amino-acid sequence is MSIRPIKRLMKSRPTIEGAGVRLRRGFGFGDTETYDPFLLFDDFRGDDPDDYLAGFPWHPHRGIETITYVLAGAVEHGDSLGNKGSLGPGDVQWMTAGSGIIHQEMPRGDVQGRMHGFQLWANLPSSLKMTAPRYQDIRANQIPEVTDDDGTRVRVVCGTFRGVSGPVDRVAAEPQYLDVWVPPGLDRRLAVETTRHAFAYVFEGSGRFGHASEPQPVPTERVGRQAPGGIEFADNRSLVLFDSGDEVAVRAGDQGVRFLLVSGAPLQEPVAWRGPIVMNTQDELRTAFEEYQNGTFLKHGQAAARQSLRE